The window TATATACCATAATGACGGGGTTGATCATTTTTATCCTCACTAGGCTTGCGTCTGCAGGTAAGATCAAAAAGACAGGTTCGGTAACGCCATGGTAACTCCCCCTGATTTCTACTGTCCAGATGGACCATCTGGTCTTTCTGATGTAAGAGTCCATTACAACAATCAATCTTCATCACGTTCCACACGTCAAAGGGGTCTGGTCCGGTGCACTGGACGACATCTCCTCAGTATGGGTGGTGATAACCTCTGATCATTCCTGGTCCCATCCATACTTAGAGCCTTTCCCCATCAGGATGTTGTACGTGATCAGAAAGGTGAGGAGATAAGCGATCCCCCACATGTCCCTcctcttagttcaagtatctGTAATAAGATTAACATTAGAACAACAGCAAGATTCAAAAACCCAAATGGACAGGGTCCACTCCTTTTGTTGGGATTCCAGAATTCTCTCCTCGTCTTTCCCCCTTTTGATTGGTGCGGTCAATCAATTTACAACGGTGCAGTTGGACCCAAGCTGAGCGCCCAGCGACTGTGACCGCCGGAGGGGTGGGAAGTAGAACCTGGAAGGGGCCATCCCAACGAGGTTGGAGACCTTTGCCAGTCCAGTTCTTGACGAGCACCAACAAACCAGGGTCTACCCGTAACGAGGctgaaagggagggaacatcgCTGTAGGCCGCATGCTCCTGAGAGTGAAAGGCACGCATAACACTAGTTAGAGCAAGAACATAACCAATCATTGCTTCGGTGACGTGGTGGACGTGGACTGAGAAGGGAGCCGAACCGTTCCAAGGGGTACGGAGGGGGTGACCAGagagactctcagctggagacagtcGTGTCTTGCCCGCAGACatggatcacatctggaataaggcCACAGGGATTAACATAACCAGGAGAGGCCAGATTCGGCCATTAATTTGGCAAGGTTAGTCTTGAGTCTGGTTAAAACATTCAACCAGGCCGGCCGCCTGAGGATGATAAGCAGTTGCCAACAAATACAAAGCTGGGAACAGAGTTCTCTGTTAATATTACCCACAAAGTGTGGTCCATTGTCTGAGCTAATGCACGCAGGTATACTGAAGGGGGGAATTATTTCCTTAAACAAAAtcttcaccacagtctcagcagtaGCGTTAGGAGGAGGGTAGGCTTCAATCCACTTTGAAAAGACATCAGCAATAAGCAAAACATATTTCTCGCAACTCAACTCATTTCTCCAACTCAATGAAATCCAGTTGAAGTGTCTTCAAGGGACCCTCCAGCAAGGGAGTTCTCGTagagatacttgaactaagaggTGGGGGATCGCCTACCCACTGACCTGTTTGATCACGTACAACATCCTGATCGGGAAAGTCACTGACTGAATATCGATGCGATGTGGAACGATCTGAGATTATCCTGGTGTCATCTGGTGCACCAGACCAGACGCTTTCAACGTAGAGTCGCTTGAgcgatggagtgagctgccagaggaagtggtgggtgctggtacgatgacaagttaaaaggctcctggatggacatatgaatatgatgggtcagggccaagtgatggcaaatgtgactggagtcatagagatgtacagcacagaaacagacccttcggtccaattccgtccttgctgacaagagagccaacccaatttagtcccagctgtcagcacccggcccatatagggGCCAAGTGATGTCAAatttgactagattaatttaggatatctgggcaggttgggccaaaggttctgtttccatgctgtgtgattctaattgtcttcagtgaaagcagaagtgtggttgtgaaggctggactttcagagcatgttttgGCCTGActggaagcagctgaaaatgtgttgttggaaaagcgcagcaggtcaagcagcatccaaggatcaggagaattgacGAACCGGGCgtgagccctgaagaagggctcatgcccgaagcgtcgattctcctgcgccttgtatgctgcctgacctggtgtgtttttccagcaacagattttcagctctgatctctagcatctgcagtcctcactttcgcctgactGGAAGCaaaagagttggactgaagtgtgttggtgttaatgccttgatgtctcattttgctcccaacttcccggggtcattaaccattttgtgtctggtccttcctcaagaagctgcattgcaggttcaccctgaattgacacttttattgcttcccaaaatcagacctgctcactctcagcaggatcccagtgttgtgaaagatattaactttcaggtggaggtatccaaaattcagagagatgtcagtcttgatgtttttgctttttctgcccctgtaagatcctgaatcttCAGGGGCATTAGTTAGAGCGGAGTGcgaacagaggggaagggagagtgggatggtactttcaattttgtggaataacaaaaggaaaggatattccacagaaagtagaattgattgttcagaatttctaccctgcactgatcATCCCTTTTGTAATCCCTTTTTGCAGAGTATTTGAAaatctgaagactgaagtttcaaaatcaacgaatgaagggcttacacccgaaacattgactctcctgctctccaaatgctgcctgacctgctgtgctttttgattgactctccagtgtctgcagtcctcactttgatgtcaatgtctgacagtctctgaatccATCGGGACCGCAACTATTTTTGACTGCGATTTCTGTGAGAGGGATCTacactttttggttcctgtttgaggacgttttcagcatcagtgggactggacgagagacccctctgttacagcgcactgtgtgtggagcctgaaacagttatacggcctgggaaggggacttcacggcagggaggggctctacacgtgtttgtgtgcagctgaagctgtggctatggagaaacctgaggaatcccgccccgtggagaaaccgtggaagtgtggtgactgtgggaaaggcttccgtgtcccgtctgccctggagactcatcagcgcagtcacaccggggagaggccattcccctgcaccgactgcgggatggccttcagacattcctcccacctgttggcccaccagcgggaccacacgggggagaggcccttcagctgtccagattgtgggaaggccttcagataTTCCTCCTCCCTGATGaggcaccagcgtgtccacacgggggagaggcccttcagctgccccgagtgcgggaaggcgtATACCGACATCTCCTCCCTGATGAGGCACCAGCGGccccacactggggagaggcccttcagctgccccgagtgcgggaaggcctttactgacatctcctccctgatgaggcaccagcagatccacacgggggagaggcccttcagctgccccgagtgtggggaGGCCTTCAGTTATTCCTCTGCCCTGCGGAGTCACCGGCgcatccacacgggggagaagcccttcagctgccctgaatgtgggaaggccttcacagACGTCTCCACCCTGCAGAAgcaccagcgtatccacacgggggagaggcccttcagctgccccgagtgtgggaaggcctttacccacgGCTGCGCCCTGCAGagacaccagcgtgtccacaccggggagaggcccttcagctgccccgagtgtgggaaggcctatACTGACATCTCCTCCCTGATGAGGCACCAGCGggcccacacgggggagaggcccttcagctgccccgagtgcgggaaggcctttaccgaagtctcctccctgatgaggcaccagcggatccacacgggggagaggccctttacctgctctcagtgccggaaggccttcagcagttcctccaccctgctgacccaccagcgggtccacacgggggagaggccgttcacctgctctcagtgcgggaagggcttcacctgctcctccaacCTGCGGAGCCACCGAcgcgtccacacgggggagagacccttcagctgccccgagtgtgggaaggcctttagcGATTCCTCGaacctgctggcccaccagcggatccacaccggggagaggccattcacctgctctcagtgcgggaagggcttcacccgctcctcccacctgctgacccaccagcgaaTTCACGTGCCAACACggggattgaaggagtgacggccgagtgccattatcgatTGGACTATCAACGCGGTTCCGAGGactcccaggtttgaatcccgccaAGACAGACGGCAGAATTAGTATtcggtcagaaatgtggagttcggAATCCAACGATGAGAccgtttcagggagggggtggtgcaggggagaaagcccccatctgattccctctctcccttgttagggaagggaaccaccattgggggaaaggattcactcagtcgttccagctgcatcctttaaccggtctggtctacacgtgactccagacccacagcagtctggttgactctacactgccccttcctggcaaatgagcagggagaaacttacttggagacagggtatgggttaaaattgctgagtgaggcaataattCCTCCGGGTtacggctgtaccaaggatccaattacaaagggacaacttggtgctgaccaatagtaaagacagtgaggggggtggaacaggggaggtgtggtgtgtgcactttgaccttgagctgttcaAACAGCAACTGCAttttttctctgcctttttgctggggggatctgatgctgtaacaaagttgggtcacaataaaggttacctgaacttaacaccgggctcagactctcattgaaagctttgagctccaagaggtttttgttttaaagctgctcatttctttcagcctcctgcactaagtttagaacatagaacagtacagtgcagaacaggcccttcagccctcgattttgcgccaacctgtgaactattctcagctcgttcccTGATCCTATCCCAAAATcaaccatgtgcttatctaaggattgtttaaatctccctaatgtggctgagttgactaccttagcaggtagggcattccacccccttaccactctctgcacaaagaacttgcctctgacatctgtcttaaatctatcacccttcaatttgtagttatgccccctcgtacaagctgacgtcaccatgctaggaaagagtctttcactgtctaccctatctaatcctctgatcatcttatatgtctctatcaaatcccctcttagccttcttctttccaatgagaacagacccaagtgtctcagcctttcctcataagaccctccctccagaccaggcaacatcctggtaaatctcctctgcaccttttccaatgcttccacatccttcctgaaatatggggaccagaactatacacaatattccaagtgtggccgcaccagcattttgtatagttgcagcatgatattgcggttccggaactcaatccctctacgactgaaacctaacacaccgtgtgccttcttcacagcactatccacctgggtggcaactttcagggatctatgtacatggactccaagatcactgccttcctgttattcttcccaaagtgcatcacctcacatttagctgcattgaactccatttgtcacctctcagcccaattctgcagtttatccaagtccccctgcaacctgtaacattcttccaaactgtccagcACTCcattgactttagtgtcatctgcaaatttactaatccatccacctatgcctgtgtctaagtcagttataaaaatgacaaacagcagtggtcccaaaacatccttgtggaacaccactagtaactggactccaggctgaatattttccatcaaccaccactcgctgccttcttccagtttctaatccaagctGTTAAaacaccctcaattccatgcctctgcattttctccatcagcctaccatgtggaaccttatcaaaggctttactgaagtccaagtataccacgtcaactgtcctaccctcatctacatgcttggtcaccttctcaaaaaactcaatgaggtttgtgagacacgacctgccctcgatgaaaccatgttgactatctgaaatcaaattgttgcttactCGATGATTTTAAATCTtctcttctaatcctttccaaaatctttTCTACAATAgatgtaagactcactggtctataattacctgggtcatctctgctgcccttcttgaacaagggcacaacattagtcctcaggtactaaacccgtagacaatgacgactcaaatatcaaagccaaaggctctgctatctcctccctcgcttcccagagaatccttgtataaatcccatctagcccaggggacttgtccacTTTCACTCCTCcttgaattgataacacctgtgtgtAACCAACCTCGGTCCTTtcgagtctaatatctcgtacctcattcttttcctgagtgaacactgatgagaaatgttcatttagcctCTCTCCGAACTCTACAGGGCCCACACtccacttcccacttctgtctttgattggccctattcctaccctaatcatccttttattcctcacatacctatagaaagctttcgggttctcctttattctgtttgctaaagactgctcgtgtcctctctttgctcttcttaactctctctttcaaTCCTTCCTCGGTGATCTGTAATTCTcaatcgcctcatctgtaccatcctGCCTCATCGACACATAAGCCTCATAGAACagcatcataagacacagaacttacatcaaaagatcagtgtcatgcaactgatagaatatattgaacaaacttagatagTCTTCATCTCTTAGAATGGGTGTGGGCtttggttcattaatgtgtaACAATGTTCTTGAGATGACTTcaggttttatataaaaaaaagacatgtctgctcagacaatgcattaaaggtgagatttcagtctgttggtattccaatcttgaatcagactggttctgtttccaaagtctgaatttgtaaaatattacatgcattgactgcctgcagattgtgtgctttttgaacaaacttgaatgtatctgcaaatatagtTCTGCCAATACAATTTCACCCCacagagtagtgtgtgtgtatctgtgtgcatgtgagtttgtgtgtgtgtgtgtgtggggggggggggggtgggggggggggtggtgttcggGTACATAGTGCTTTGATAGTTTCATTACTGCTAGTCAGGGTGGTTAAGGTGGCATTTCGCAacattgccttcattgttcacccCATTGAGTATCggggttgggacatcatgttgaggttgtacaggatgttggtgagggcaCTTTCAGAGTAcggagtacagttctggtggccctgtaataggaagaacactattagagagggtttaataaagatttaccaggatgttggaaggactggagggtttgagttataaggagaagctgggacTTTATTCACAGGAGCACAGGAAGTTGGGGGTGACCTCATTgagattgataaaatcatgaagagtggaggtaaggtgaatagcaaatggCTCTTGCTTAGCGTAGGGGAAATCAAAACTAGGGGGCTTTTTTTAatgtgaggagagagatttaaaaggaaccagaGGGGCAACATTTT of the Chiloscyllium punctatum isolate Juve2018m chromosome 36, sChiPun1.3, whole genome shotgun sequence genome contains:
- the LOC140460746 gene encoding uncharacterized protein isoform X1, with protein sequence MEKPEESRPVEKPWKCGDCGKGFRVPSALETHQRSHTGERPFPCTDCGMAFRHSSHLLAHQRDHTGERPFSCPDCGKAFRYSSSLMRHQRVHTGERPFSCPECGKAYTDISSLMRHQRPHTGERPFSCPECGKAFTDISSLMRHQQIHTGERPFSCPECGEAFSYSSALRSHRRIHTGEKPFSCPECGKAFTDVSTLQKHQRIHTGERPFSCPECGKAFTHGCALQRHQRVHTGERPFSCPECGKAYTDISSLMRHQRAHTGERPFSCPECGKAFTEVSSLMRHQRIHTGERPFTCSQCRKAFSSSSTLLTHQRVHTGERPFTCSQCGKGFTCSSNLRSHRRVHTGERPFSCPECGKAFSDSSNLLAHQRIHTGERPFTCSQCGKGFTRSSHLLTHQRIHVPTRGLKE
- the LOC140460746 gene encoding uncharacterized protein isoform X2, with protein sequence MEKPEESRPVEKPWKCGDCGKGFRVPSALETHQRSHTGERPFPCTDCGMAFRHSSHLLAHQRDHTGERPFSCPDCGKAFRYSSSLMRHQRVHTGERPFSCPECGKAYTDISSLMRHQRPHTGERPFSCPECGKAFTDISSLMRHQQIHTGERPFSCPECGEAFSYSSALRSHRRIHTGEKPFSCPECGKAFTDVSTLQKHQRIHTGERPFSCPECGKAFTHGCALQRHQRVHTGERPFSCPECGKAYTDISSLMRHQRAHTGERPFSCPECGKAFTEVSSLMRHQRIHTGERPFTCSQCRKAFSSSSTLLTHQRVHTGERPFTCSQCGKGFTCSSNLRSHRRVHTGERPFSCPECGKAFSDSSNLLAHQRIHTGERPFTCSQCGKGFTRSSHLLTHQRIHVHTGERPFPCPECGKAFSNSSNLLTHQRVHTGERPFSCPECGKCFTQVSTLLTHQRVHTGERPFSCPDCGKAFVFFSALLAHQRVHTGERPFSCPECGKAFRYSSTLLSHRRVHTGERPFSCPECGKAFSDSSTLRSHRRVHTGQRPFSCPECGKAFTHVSSLMRHQQIHTGERPFSCPECGKAFTQATTLLTHQRVHTGERPFSCPKCGKAFSSSSTLLTHQHVHTGERPFTCSQCGKGFTCSSNLRSHQRIHTGERPFSCPECGKAFSTSSTLLRHQRIHTGERPFTCSQCGKAFTYSSHLRKHQRVHVPSQGE